The following coding sequences are from one Methanobacterium bryantii window:
- a CDS encoding inorganic diphosphatase, whose translation MNLWKDLEPGPSVPEVIYAVIEIPKGSRNKYEYDKDMEAFALDRVLYSPFHYPAEYGIIPKTLYDDGDPMDVMVLMDQPTFPGCVIETRPIGVMRMIDGDDKDDKILGVPVNDPRYKDINDIDDIPSHLLDEIAHFFKEYKTLEGKVTEVLGWEHAEEAFEAVKHSIELYKNMD comes from the coding sequence ATGAATCTTTGGAAGGATTTAGAACCAGGACCATCAGTTCCAGAAGTAATATATGCTGTAATTGAAATACCAAAGGGGTCAAGAAATAAATACGAATATGATAAAGATATGGAAGCCTTTGCACTGGATAGAGTTTTATACTCTCCATTTCATTACCCTGCAGAGTACGGAATAATTCCAAAAACACTTTACGATGATGGTGATCCAATGGATGTTATGGTACTTATGGATCAGCCAACTTTTCCAGGATGTGTAATTGAAACACGGCCCATTGGAGTCATGAGGATGATCGACGGTGATGATAAAGATGATAAAATATTAGGAGTACCTGTTAATGATCCAAGGTATAAAGATATTAATGATATCGATGATATTCCTAGTCATCTTTTAGATGAAATTGCACATTTTTTCAAGGAGTATAAAACTCTTGAAGGAAAAGTTACAGAAGTATTAGGATGGGAACATGCTGAAGAAGCATTTGAAGCTGTAAAACATTCTATAGAATTATATAAAAATATGGATTAA
- a CDS encoding PAS domain S-box protein, which yields MNTKGKLVKSFLGNVEGWKSVLDLSSDLITILDTQFNVIWVNKPMQMNLNNSQHSCSRLKCFEVVHGIKSPIHDCPHVKMMEDGQEHSQEITDENLGGHFLISVSPIKDESGSILGSVHVARDINERKRKEKELHRINKAYMALGNSSQAMIRAKDEVEYLEEVCRIIVEDCGHSMVWVGYADEDEAKTVRPVAYSGFEEGYLETLDITWADTERGRGPTGTVIRTGKPSACKNIYADPKFDPWRENAIERGYASSLVLPLKMYGRVFGALTIYSTEQDSFSDDEVKLLTELAENLAYGINVIRLRISREQAEAELKETRDNLEIQVKERTLELEKAYESLKFANNYNRSLIEANLDPLVTIGPDGKITDVNYSTERVTGYSRDEIIGTDFSDYFTEPEKARDGYKEVFREGRVFDYPLEIKNKEGNVTPVLYNASVYRNEDEDVIGVFAAARDITEIKQAENEIKRQAELINITHDAIIVRDMDGKILYWNNGAEKMYGWTQREALDNIVYELLQTEFPEPLEDIDKHISTKNQWNGELVRTKHDGTKITVSSRWVLERDENGDPNSVLMTDTDITDRKKMEEELESAGKYNRNLIETSLDPFVTIGPDGRITDVNGATEAVTGRARDELIGTDFSDYFTEPEKAREGYKQVFKYRWIIDYPLEIKHKKGHITPVLYNASVYEDESGNVIGVFAAARDITERKKAEKLLKLKIEELASSNAELEQFAYVSSHDLQEPLRMIGSYLQLLQRRYYGELDDKADKYIDFAVDGASRMQNLINDLLEFSRVTTRAREFESTDCELVLNQVLSNLELSIKESGAVISHDQLPIIMADSTQLAQVFQNLISNAIKFHSEKTPKITISVRKEDDNWIFSVADNGIGIDPKHGGRIFEVFKRLHKRRDYPGTGIGLSICKKIVERHGGHIWVESEQGEGSIFYFTLPVGHIKN from the coding sequence ATGAACACTAAAGGAAAATTGGTCAAATCTTTTTTAGGGAATGTTGAAGGATGGAAATCAGTTTTAGATTTATCATCAGATCTTATAACTATTTTAGATACTCAATTTAACGTTATCTGGGTAAATAAACCAATGCAAATGAATTTAAATAACTCCCAACATTCATGTTCTAGACTTAAATGTTTTGAAGTTGTTCATGGTATTAAATCTCCAATTCACGATTGCCCTCATGTGAAAATGATGGAGGACGGTCAAGAGCACAGTCAGGAAATAACTGATGAAAACTTAGGGGGGCATTTTCTTATTTCTGTTTCTCCAATAAAAGATGAGTCTGGAAGTATACTCGGAAGCGTTCATGTTGCCCGAGATATCAATGAACGTAAGCGGAAGGAAAAAGAACTTCACAGGATTAATAAAGCATATATGGCACTTGGTAATAGTAGTCAGGCTATGATACGTGCTAAAGATGAAGTGGAGTACCTTGAAGAGGTATGTCGAATTATTGTGGAAGATTGTGGTCATTCCATGGTGTGGGTAGGTTATGCTGATGAAGATGAAGCTAAAACTGTTCGACCAGTAGCATATTCTGGATTTGAAGAAGGGTACCTTGAAACATTAGATATTACATGGGCAGATACTGAACGCGGCCGTGGTCCAACAGGAACTGTCATTCGTACTGGAAAACCAAGTGCTTGTAAGAATATATATGCAGATCCAAAATTTGACCCTTGGCGTGAAAATGCAATTGAAAGGGGTTATGCTTCTTCACTGGTTCTACCTTTGAAGATGTATGGGAGAGTATTTGGTGCACTTACCATTTATTCAACAGAACAGGATTCCTTTTCAGATGATGAGGTTAAACTGCTGACAGAATTAGCTGAAAACCTTGCTTATGGAATAAATGTAATCAGGTTGCGCATATCACGTGAGCAAGCCGAGGCTGAATTGAAGGAGACACGTGATAATCTGGAAATTCAGGTCAAAGAACGTACATTGGAGCTAGAAAAAGCTTATGAGTCTCTGAAATTTGCTAATAATTATAACCGTAGTTTAATTGAGGCTAATCTTGATCCTTTAGTTACTATTGGCCCTGATGGTAAAATTACTGATGTAAATTATTCTACAGAACGAGTAACTGGATATTCTAGAGATGAGATAATAGGAACTGATTTTTCAGATTATTTCACTGAACCTGAAAAAGCTAGAGATGGATATAAAGAGGTATTTCGAGAAGGCCGGGTATTTGATTATCCATTGGAAATTAAAAATAAAGAGGGGAATGTGACCCCTGTTTTATACAATGCATCAGTTTACCGAAATGAAGATGAGGACGTAATCGGCGTTTTTGCTGCTGCACGTGACATTACAGAAATCAAACAGGCAGAAAATGAGATTAAGAGGCAGGCTGAATTAATTAATATTACTCACGATGCTATAATTGTTCGTGATATGGATGGGAAGATTTTATACTGGAATAACGGTGCTGAAAAGATGTATGGCTGGACTCAAAGAGAAGCTTTGGATAATATCGTTTACGAACTGCTTCAAACTGAATTTCCTGAACCTTTAGAAGATATAGATAAACATATATCCACTAAAAATCAATGGAACGGTGAATTAGTACGTACCAAACATGACGGCACCAAAATCACTGTATCAAGTAGGTGGGTATTGGAACGGGATGAAAATGGAGATCCGAATTCTGTTTTGATGACTGATACAGATATTACTGATCGTAAAAAAATGGAAGAAGAGCTGGAATCTGCAGGTAAATATAATCGTAACCTGATTGAAACCAGTTTAGACCCATTTGTTACTATTGGTCCCGATGGGAGGATCACCGATGTAAATGGCGCTACAGAGGCAGTTACTGGTCGCGCTAGAGATGAACTTATTGGTACTGATTTTTCAGATTATTTCACTGAACCTGAAAAAGCAAGGGAAGGATACAAGCAGGTGTTTAAATATAGGTGGATAATTGATTATCCTCTTGAGATCAAGCATAAAAAGGGACACATAACTCCTGTTTTATATAACGCTTCAGTTTATGAAGATGAATCTGGAAATGTAATCGGTGTTTTTGCAGCAGCACGCGATATAACTGAACGTAAAAAAGCTGAAAAACTGTTAAAATTGAAAATAGAAGAGCTCGCCAGCTCGAATGCAGAACTGGAGCAGTTTGCTTACGTGTCATCCCATGATTTACAGGAACCTTTAAGGATGATTGGAAGTTATTTGCAGCTTTTACAAAGGAGATATTACGGCGAACTTGATGATAAAGCCGATAAATACATTGATTTTGCAGTAGACGGTGCTTCACGTATGCAGAATTTAATAAATGATCTTTTGGAATTCTCTAGAGTGACCACGAGGGCTAGAGAATTTGAATCCACAGACTGTGAATTGGTCTTAAATCAAGTTTTATCTAATTTGGAACTATCTATAAAAGAAAGTGGAGCTGTTATATCTCATGATCAGTTACCAATTATAATGGCTGATTCTACTCAGTTAGCTCAAGTATTCCAGAATTTAATCAGCAATGCTATAAAATTCCACAGTGAAAAAACACCAAAAATTACTATTTCAGTTCGAAAAGAAGATGACAACTGGATATTTTCAGTCGCTGACAATGGAATTGGAATTGATCCAAAACACGGCGGAAGGATCTTTGAAGTTTTTAAAAGATTACATAAACGAAGAGATTATCCTGGAACAGGAATAGGGCTTTCAATTTGTAAAAAAATAGTAGAAAGGCATGGGGGACACATATGGGTAGAATCAGAACAGGGTGAAGGTTCTATTTTTTATTTCACGCTACCTGTAGGTCATATCAAAAATTAG
- a CDS encoding 30S ribosomal protein S24e, producing the protein MEIEIKEKIENPLLNRTEIHFDCTYAGEATPKTLDIKNKLVALLDADKNLLVVDKVLPKFGEGKADGYAKIYGTEEDLNKIETKHVLAKNQEPQEGEEAEEE; encoded by the coding sequence ATGGAAATCGAAATTAAAGAAAAAATTGAAAATCCACTTTTAAACAGAACTGAAATACACTTTGACTGCACATACGCTGGAGAAGCTACTCCAAAAACTTTAGATATTAAAAATAAACTTGTCGCACTACTCGATGCAGATAAAAACCTTTTAGTGGTTGATAAAGTTTTACCTAAGTTTGGAGAAGGTAAGGCTGACGGATATGCAAAGATATACGGCACTGAAGAAGATTTAAACAAAATTGAAACTAAACATGTTTTAGCTAAAAATCAGGAACCTCAAGAAGGCGAAGAAGCAGAGGAGGAATAA
- a CDS encoding DNA-directed RNA polymerase, with amino-acid sequence MSKIEDTVRVPPTLFDEPLEEIAFELLNENYVGMIDKKLGLMVTVKEIEEIGIGRVIMGDGAAYYNVTFTALFFKPELQEIVEGEVIEITEFGAFVRMGPMDGLVHVSQVTDDYINYDSKRGALLGKESKKTLEEGDKVRARIVALSLKGKSSKETKIGLTMRQPGLGRPEWIEKEKRKKK; translated from the coding sequence ATATCAAAAATTGAGGATACTGTAAGAGTTCCACCGACATTATTTGATGAACCACTGGAAGAAATAGCATTTGAACTTCTAAATGAAAATTATGTCGGGATGATTGACAAGAAGCTTGGTTTAATGGTTACAGTAAAAGAGATTGAAGAAATAGGTATCGGCCGAGTTATAATGGGCGACGGTGCAGCATATTATAATGTCACTTTTACAGCACTATTTTTCAAGCCAGAGCTACAGGAAATTGTAGAAGGAGAAGTTATTGAAATAACTGAATTCGGAGCCTTTGTCAGAATGGGACCAATGGATGGTCTGGTACACGTATCACAGGTTACTGATGACTATATAAATTACGATTCAAAGAGAGGAGCATTACTTGGAAAAGAATCCAAAAAGACTCTAGAAGAAGGAGATAAAGTCCGTGCAAGGATTGTAGCTTTAAGTCTTAAAGGAAAATCCTCCAAAGAAACCAAGATCGGCCTTACAATGAGACAACCTGGCCTTGGAAGACCTGAATGGATTGAAAAAGAGAAAAGGAAGAAGAAATAA
- the spt4 gene encoding transcription elongation factor subunit Spt4, producing MVTKACTRCHRLMEEERCAICNIPSSKNWSGFLIILDPENSGIAKELSINLPGEYALRVR from the coding sequence ATGGTTACAAAAGCTTGTACAAGATGTCATAGGCTGATGGAAGAGGAAAGATGTGCTATATGCAATATACCATCTTCAAAAAACTGGAGCGGTTTTCTGATAATACTTGATCCAGAAAATTCGGGTATTGCAAAGGAACTCAGCATAAATCTTCCTGGTGAATATGCCTTAAGAGTCAGATAG
- a CDS encoding 30S ribosomal protein S27ae, which yields MKKCDLYEVKDNKLIRKNPECVRCSHGVFMADHGDRYACGKCGYTQWKNKE from the coding sequence ATGAAAAAATGTGACCTTTACGAAGTTAAAGATAACAAACTCATTAGAAAAAACCCTGAGTGTGTAAGATGCTCACACGGTGTTTTCATGGCAGACCATGGAGACAGATACGCATGTGGAAAATGCGGTTACACACAGTGGAAAAACAAAGAATAA
- the argH gene encoding argininosuccinate lyase, producing MNLRSGRLKGKMSDEAASFTSSLEFDKRIFEADIKLNTAHTTMLAKKGIIPSEIADKILKALNELKNEGIGALDLDPSVEDIHMAVENYVTSKIGEVAGFMHTAKSRNDQVATDLRLVLKEEIKGIGFNILKFIEEILDMASEHKETIFVGYTHLQHAQPTTFAHYLLAYANALRRDYERLMDAYKRVDMNPLGSAALTTTSFPIDREMTTELLGFSRIMENSIDGVSSRDFIAETVFSLSMLASTMSKICEELILWSTFEFGVVEISYAYSSTSSIMPQKKNPDVAEIARGKSAILTGELMTILTILKALPYSYNRDLQEITPHLWNSVDNAKEMMNMVRGMLTTIEINKERTAELAKSNFATATELADILVREKNMPFRTAHKIVGRMVTEALENKVSLDDIDSNFLDNVAHEVMGKSLDLNDELIRKALDPYENVKARTVIGGSSPEAVEKVIVSLRTFLNEEI from the coding sequence TTGAATTTAAGATCTGGACGACTTAAGGGAAAGATGAGCGATGAAGCTGCATCTTTTACTTCTTCTTTAGAATTTGACAAACGAATTTTCGAAGCTGACATTAAACTCAACACTGCGCATACAACAATGCTTGCAAAAAAGGGAATAATACCTTCTGAAATTGCAGATAAGATATTAAAAGCTTTAAATGAACTTAAAAACGAAGGAATTGGAGCTCTTGACCTTGATCCTTCTGTAGAAGATATTCATATGGCTGTGGAAAACTATGTAACTTCTAAAATTGGGGAAGTTGCAGGGTTTATGCATACAGCTAAATCACGGAATGATCAGGTTGCAACGGATCTTAGATTAGTTTTAAAGGAAGAAATTAAAGGAATAGGATTTAATATACTTAAATTTATTGAAGAAATCCTGGATATGGCTAGTGAACATAAAGAAACTATTTTTGTGGGTTACACTCACCTTCAGCATGCTCAACCTACCACATTTGCACACTATTTACTTGCATATGCCAATGCACTTCGAAGGGACTATGAACGCCTCATGGATGCATACAAAAGAGTAGATATGAACCCTCTAGGTTCTGCAGCCCTGACTACTACTAGTTTTCCTATAGACCGGGAAATGACGACTGAGTTACTTGGATTTAGCAGAATTATGGAAAATTCGATAGATGGTGTAAGCTCAAGAGATTTCATAGCAGAAACCGTCTTTTCTCTTTCAATGCTTGCTTCAACTATGAGTAAAATTTGCGAGGAGCTTATACTGTGGAGTACATTTGAATTTGGAGTTGTTGAAATTTCATACGCATATTCATCCACATCATCCATAATGCCTCAAAAAAAGAACCCTGATGTTGCAGAAATTGCAAGGGGGAAGAGTGCAATTCTTACTGGAGAATTGATGACTATTTTAACTATTTTGAAAGCGTTACCTTACAGTTACAATAGAGATTTGCAGGAAATAACTCCTCATCTTTGGAACTCTGTAGATAATGCAAAAGAAATGATGAATATGGTACGTGGCATGTTAACTACCATTGAAATTAATAAGGAACGTACAGCAGAACTTGCAAAATCTAATTTTGCAACTGCAACTGAGTTAGCAGATATACTGGTTCGTGAAAAAAACATGCCTTTTAGAACAGCCCATAAAATAGTTGGTCGAATGGTTACGGAAGCTCTTGAAAATAAGGTTTCTCTTGATGATATTGATTCAAACTTTTTAGATAACGTTGCTCATGAAGTGATGGGTAAATCATTAGATCTAAATGATGAGTTAATAAGGAAAGCTTTAGATCCATATGAAAATGTAAAAGCAAGGACTGTAATAGGTGGATCTTCTCCTGAAGCAGTTGAGAAAGTTATTGTCAGTTTAAGAACCTTCTTAAATGAAGAAATTTAA
- a CDS encoding type II toxin-antitoxin system VapC family toxin, with translation MIPAQFHVDILAELERILPNYTFMVPSFVTRELETIKKRSKGKDRIAASVALKLIESSNINVIDVDLKYKERVDDALLRISKVLCTNDRGLQKRARNKELTVVYLRQKKYLAVEGYLGL, from the coding sequence ATGATACCCGCTCAATTTCATGTTGATATTTTAGCAGAACTTGAGCGAATTCTACCAAATTACACATTTATGGTTCCGTCATTTGTTACCCGCGAACTTGAAACTATAAAGAAGAGATCAAAGGGAAAAGACAGAATTGCAGCATCAGTTGCCCTTAAATTAATAGAGTCATCTAATATCAATGTAATTGATGTTGATTTAAAATATAAAGAACGAGTTGACGACGCGTTACTTAGAATATCCAAAGTGTTGTGTACAAATGATCGTGGACTTCAGAAAAGGGCACGAAATAAAGAATTGACTGTTGTATATCTACGTCAGAAGAAATATCTGGCAGTTGAAGGATATTTAGGTTTATAA
- a CDS encoding GTP-dependent dephospho-CoA kinase family protein, with protein MLVLKEESRGIFKKPFGKLYPALCEVDRDFLENHFIISIGDATTNNILNADIIPKIGIIDNKIEREISKHQIEYNAITLNVDNPPGTITDELWETIKKANHLATAAAEESNVLIVVNGEEDLAVIPCVLMAPENAVILYGQPGEGLVVVEADKIRDMAKKMLDHFEKKGG; from the coding sequence GTGTTAGTACTTAAAGAAGAAAGTAGGGGAATTTTTAAAAAACCATTTGGTAAACTTTACCCTGCTTTGTGCGAGGTAGATCGAGATTTTCTTGAAAATCATTTCATAATCTCAATTGGAGATGCTACCACAAATAATATTTTAAATGCAGATATAATACCTAAAATTGGTATTATAGATAATAAAATTGAGAGAGAAATCTCTAAACACCAAATTGAGTATAATGCAATCACTTTGAATGTTGATAACCCTCCCGGGACAATAACAGATGAACTCTGGGAAACCATCAAAAAAGCTAATCATCTTGCCACCGCAGCTGCTGAAGAATCTAATGTTCTAATAGTTGTAAATGGTGAGGAAGATTTAGCTGTGATTCCCTGTGTTTTAATGGCCCCTGAAAATGCCGTAATTTTATACGGGCAACCTGGAGAAGGTCTTGTGGTTGTTGAAGCTGATAAAATAAGGGATATGGCAAAAAAAATGCTGGATCACTTTGAAAAAAAAGGAGGTTGA